One window of the Acidimicrobiia bacterium genome contains the following:
- a CDS encoding Fe-Mn family superoxide dismutase produces the protein MAFELPALPFAIDALASKGMSAETLEYHHGKHHKAYVDNLNGLIAGTENESKSLEEIIKAAPEGGLFNNAAQVWNHTFFWNCLSPTGGGEASGEVGEALSSAFGSVENFRNEFTEAAKTQFGSGWAWLVHDGSKLSVMKTANADLPMKHSVQALLTLDVWEHAYYIDFRNARPGFIDNFFDQLVNWDFVAQNLKAV, from the coding sequence GTGGCTTTTGAACTGCCAGCACTACCGTTTGCGATCGATGCTCTTGCTTCTAAGGGCATGAGCGCAGAAACGCTTGAATATCATCACGGGAAGCACCACAAGGCCTATGTTGACAACCTAAACGGCCTTATCGCGGGCACCGAGAACGAGTCGAAGTCGCTCGAAGAGATCATCAAGGCAGCCCCCGAAGGCGGCTTGTTTAACAACGCCGCTCAAGTGTGGAACCACACCTTCTTCTGGAACTGCCTCAGCCCAACCGGTGGTGGCGAAGCCTCAGGTGAAGTCGGAGAGGCTCTCTCAAGCGCCTTCGGATCGGTGGAAAACTTCCGCAACGAGTTCACCGAAGCCGCCAAGACCCAATTTGGTTCTGGCTGGGCCTGGCTAGTGCACGACGGCAGCAAGCTGTCCGTCATGAAAACCGCCAATGCCGACTTGCCAATGAAGCACAGTGTTCAGGCACTGTTGACACTCGATGTGTGGGAGCACGCCTACTACATCGACTTCCGTAACGCTCGCCCCGGCTTCATCGATAACTTCTTTGATCAGCTGGTGAACTGGGACTTTGTGGCCCAGAACCTAAAAGCAGTGTAA
- a CDS encoding class I SAM-dependent methyltransferase, which translates to MNNPLSNNPLSLPEPDYGHSFADVYDKWYANVSDAAATARYINAIATGTTSRNVLELGVGSGRVALPIARKGLAVTGVDSSQAMLDLLAAKADSSTVRSLLGDMAVVDELVEQHLGKQHFGVVVVTFNTLFNLASPERQLRCLQGVARVLADDGSFVVEAFVPDVLGSDTPGSSVPRSESMLRRELSPTRVTRDSLVLSATEHDLVKQTVLGQHVEITEAGIRLRPWEIRYMTPTQLDEMAAKAGLILAERHAGWAGEPFTADSGVHVSRYVLAG; encoded by the coding sequence GTGAATAACCCGTTATCGAATAACCCGTTATCGTTGCCGGAGCCTGATTATGGCCACTCGTTCGCCGATGTCTACGACAAATGGTATGCCAATGTGAGCGACGCTGCAGCGACCGCCCGTTATATCAATGCCATTGCCACCGGAACTACCAGCCGAAACGTGTTGGAACTGGGCGTTGGCAGCGGTCGGGTGGCGTTGCCGATTGCGCGCAAGGGATTAGCGGTTACTGGTGTTGATTCAAGCCAAGCCATGCTCGATTTGCTGGCCGCCAAGGCTGACTCTTCAACGGTTCGCTCACTATTGGGTGACATGGCGGTGGTTGATGAGTTGGTTGAGCAGCACCTTGGAAAGCAGCACTTCGGCGTAGTGGTCGTCACATTCAATACTTTGTTCAATCTGGCGTCACCAGAGCGTCAACTGCGGTGCCTGCAAGGAGTCGCTCGGGTGCTGGCCGACGATGGTTCTTTCGTGGTGGAAGCTTTCGTGCCTGATGTGCTGGGCTCTGATACTCCCGGGTCCTCTGTTCCTCGGTCTGAAAGCATGTTGCGGCGTGAGCTTTCCCCTACCCGAGTTACCAGGGATTCTCTAGTACTCAGCGCTACTGAGCACGATCTAGTGAAACAAACCGTGCTTGGACAACATGTGGAAATCACCGAAGCCGGTATTCGACTGCGGCCGTGGGAAATTCGGTATATGACACCAACTCAGCTGGATGAGATGGCGGCGAAGGCCGGGTTGATACTGGCAGAGCGACATGCTGGCTGGGCTGGCGAACCATTTACCGCCGATTCAGGCGTGCACGTTTCTCGCTATGTGCTTGCTGGTTAA
- the ligA gene encoding NAD-dependent DNA ligase LigA has protein sequence MELEEAREEAIVLRETIAHHNRLYYQHDAPEIPDAEYDLLVRRLAELEEEFPSLRDASSPTQQVGAPASATFAPVVHTSRMMSLDNAMGLAELQAWGHRTERRVAALDNPSTKPLRYVCELKIDGLAISVTYRDGIFTQGATRGDGRVGEDVTENLRGVDGIPERLSRDAPSLVEVRGEVYMAKATFEELNRHQEASGGPLYVNPRNTAAGSLRQKDAAIAASRGLKFWAYQLGEIEGGPSFVSHQETLEFAAANGFPVNDNIRAMTSFDEVMEFCRYWEEHRHDLPYEIDGVVVKLDDLALREQFGFTAKAPRWAIAFKFPPEERTTKLLDIEVSIGRTGKATPFARLEPVFVGGSTVGLATLHNQIQVAAKDVRVGDTVVVRKAGDIIPEVVGPVLSMREPGAQPWQFPSHCPVCGGPLVRLEGEGHHFCINETCPARTNAHIEYFASRGAMDIEGLGESRVALFAAAGLLNDISDIYSLDFDTIASWEGFKETSVENLRRAIEASKTRPLANLLVGLNIRHLGPGGARAIVGEFGTIDAIANASAEELGQIEGIGPVIAQSVANWFRLDSNRALIERLRAAGLNFGESETTSEGADEPQTLAGLTVVVTGTLGGFSRSEVEDAIVSRGGKSPGSVSKRTTALVVGDSPGASKVTKAESLGIPIIDEAAFVKLLETGELPES, from the coding sequence ATGGAGCTGGAAGAAGCTAGGGAAGAAGCGATTGTTCTTCGGGAAACGATTGCTCATCACAACCGTCTTTACTATCAACATGACGCCCCTGAAATCCCCGATGCTGAATACGATCTTTTAGTCCGCCGTCTGGCCGAGCTGGAAGAAGAGTTTCCCAGCTTGCGCGACGCTTCTTCACCAACCCAACAGGTGGGCGCTCCAGCTTCGGCCACTTTCGCGCCGGTAGTTCATACGAGCCGGATGATGTCGCTCGATAACGCCATGGGCTTGGCGGAGCTACAAGCTTGGGGTCATCGCACCGAACGACGTGTCGCGGCCCTGGATAACCCCTCAACGAAGCCGCTGCGTTATGTATGTGAGCTCAAAATCGATGGCCTGGCCATCTCAGTCACTTACCGTGATGGAATCTTCACGCAGGGCGCGACCCGAGGCGATGGTCGAGTAGGGGAAGACGTCACCGAAAACCTGCGGGGCGTGGACGGAATTCCCGAGCGTCTAAGCCGTGATGCGCCGAGCTTGGTGGAGGTGCGTGGTGAGGTTTATATGGCCAAGGCCACCTTTGAGGAGCTAAACCGCCACCAAGAAGCGAGCGGAGGTCCGCTATATGTGAATCCGCGCAACACCGCCGCTGGTTCTTTACGTCAAAAAGATGCTGCTATTGCCGCGAGTCGCGGCTTGAAGTTTTGGGCTTATCAACTGGGTGAAATTGAGGGTGGCCCCAGCTTCGTAAGCCATCAAGAAACCCTAGAGTTCGCGGCTGCTAACGGTTTCCCGGTGAACGACAACATTCGGGCCATGACAAGCTTCGACGAGGTGATGGAGTTCTGTCGTTACTGGGAAGAACATCGTCACGACCTGCCCTATGAGATCGACGGTGTAGTAGTAAAACTCGATGATTTGGCTTTGCGAGAACAGTTCGGTTTCACTGCCAAAGCACCCCGTTGGGCCATAGCCTTTAAGTTTCCACCCGAGGAACGCACTACCAAACTCTTGGACATAGAGGTTTCTATCGGCCGAACCGGTAAAGCCACCCCTTTCGCCCGTTTAGAACCTGTTTTTGTGGGGGGTAGCACCGTTGGCTTGGCCACCCTACACAACCAAATCCAAGTGGCGGCTAAAGACGTTCGGGTGGGTGACACGGTGGTCGTCCGTAAAGCGGGCGACATTATCCCCGAGGTGGTGGGCCCGGTGCTTTCCATGCGGGAACCTGGGGCCCAACCATGGCAATTCCCTAGCCATTGTCCGGTTTGTGGTGGGCCGTTGGTTCGTTTAGAAGGTGAAGGCCACCATTTTTGTATTAACGAAACATGCCCAGCCCGGACCAATGCTCATATTGAATATTTCGCCTCTCGCGGGGCCATGGACATTGAGGGTTTGGGGGAATCTCGGGTGGCGCTGTTCGCCGCCGCCGGGCTTTTAAACGACATCAGCGACATTTATTCGCTCGATTTCGACACCATTGCCAGTTGGGAAGGCTTCAAAGAAACTTCGGTTGAAAACCTGCGACGGGCGATTGAAGCGTCGAAAACCCGTCCGTTGGCCAACCTGTTGGTGGGGCTCAACATCCGGCATTTGGGTCCGGGTGGAGCCCGAGCAATAGTGGGCGAGTTCGGCACTATCGACGCCATCGCAAACGCTTCGGCCGAAGAATTAGGCCAAATAGAAGGTATTGGCCCGGTGATTGCACAAAGCGTGGCCAATTGGTTTCGCTTGGATTCGAACCGGGCATTAATCGAGCGGCTTCGTGCCGCTGGCTTGAACTTTGGGGAATCGGAAACAACCTCCGAAGGAGCTGACGAGCCCCAAACGTTGGCTGGTTTAACCGTGGTCGTGACCGGCACGCTCGGCGGATTCAGCCGCAGTGAAGTTGAAGATGCAATTGTGAGCCGGGGCGGCAAGTCACCCGGTTCCGTGTCGAAACGCACCACGGCGCTGGTGGTCGGTGATTCGCCCGGTGCTTCAAAGGTTACCAAGGCTGAATCGCTTGGAATTCCGATTATCGACGAAGCCGCCTTTGTGAAGCTGCTAGAAACCGGCGAGCTACCCGAAAGCTAA
- the mnmA gene encoding tRNA 2-thiouridine(34) synthase MnmA, protein MRVMVAMSGGVDSSVAAAILADLDHEVVGVTLKLWGGESDTGCCSVADVDDARRVAQQLGINHQVFNFGEEFNTHVVEPYIAAHQAGYTPNPCVECNRHLKFDSLLERAQTLGFDAVATGHHARVVQHADGTKRVARGADAAKDQSYVLHMLTQDQLAQVMFPLGERTKDEVRALAGSMGLRTAQKPDSQDVCFITQTAGRAGFLAQRMDLHPGTVVDEDGNEIGEVPAIELVTIGQRKGLGVAGSDDRQYAVAVDVPRRRVRIGRAEDLLTTTVSLSNLAWVADVEPETVLVQTSAHGTAAPATMVGNEVHWHEPRRRVAPGQSVVIYQGDEVIGSGIACP, encoded by the coding sequence ATGAGAGTTATGGTAGCCATGTCGGGCGGGGTTGATTCGTCGGTCGCAGCGGCGATTCTGGCTGACCTCGACCACGAGGTGGTGGGGGTCACGCTGAAGTTATGGGGCGGTGAATCTGACACCGGATGTTGCTCGGTGGCCGACGTTGATGATGCTCGTCGAGTGGCGCAACAACTTGGCATAAACCACCAGGTGTTCAATTTTGGCGAAGAATTCAACACCCATGTGGTTGAACCATACATTGCTGCTCACCAGGCCGGATACACGCCTAACCCCTGTGTGGAATGCAACCGGCACCTTAAATTCGACAGTCTTTTGGAACGAGCTCAGACCCTTGGTTTTGACGCCGTGGCCACTGGACACCATGCCCGAGTGGTGCAACATGCTGATGGCACCAAGAGGGTGGCGCGTGGTGCTGATGCCGCCAAAGACCAGTCGTATGTGCTGCACATGTTGACCCAAGACCAACTAGCTCAAGTGATGTTTCCCTTGGGGGAGCGGACCAAAGACGAGGTTCGGGCGTTGGCCGGAAGCATGGGTCTTCGAACGGCCCAGAAACCTGATAGCCAGGATGTCTGTTTCATTACCCAAACCGCGGGTCGTGCTGGCTTCTTAGCGCAGCGAATGGATTTGCACCCTGGAACCGTGGTTGATGAAGATGGCAACGAAATTGGCGAGGTGCCAGCCATCGAGCTGGTGACTATCGGGCAACGTAAAGGTTTGGGCGTGGCCGGGTCGGACGATCGCCAATACGCTGTAGCGGTTGACGTGCCCAGGCGACGAGTCCGAATTGGTCGCGCCGAAGATCTTCTTACTACTACCGTGAGCCTTAGCAACCTGGCTTGGGTGGCAGATGTTGAACCCGAAACGGTCTTGGTGCAAACCTCAGCGCATGGAACGGCGGCCCCAGCCACCATGGTCGGGAACGAAGTCCACTGGCACGAGCCACGCCGTCGGGTAGCGCCAGGCCAGAGCGTAGTGATCTACCAGGGCGATGAGGTTATAGGCAGCGGCATCGCCTGCCCCTAA
- a CDS encoding PASTA domain-containing protein has protein sequence MTVSRMVDQIGRVLDGRYRLIAPVGAGASGRVFLADDVRLRRRVAVKILHPSLADDQGFLRRFQAEAQAAAALNHPHVMAVYDWGHDEVPYLVTEYLGGGSLRALLDQGNRLSVSQALLVGLEAARALDYAHRRGFVHRDIKPANLLFGDDARLRIADFGLARALAEAGWTEPSGAVLGTARYASPEQAQGERVDGKADVYGLGLTLIEAVSGTVPFAADTTIATLMARIDKEVDLDESFGPLGPVLTQACHPNPAERPDASALAVSFMACAEGLPRPERLPLAGALEGGKKPLAPEDLTEAVPSTNANGAGPDGEPSELDATIANSVVTVAEPINPDEDDNSGEDVESSELNPSLETDQTTAKKRRRWPLVVLALVLLAGLGTAGGVLAAKRLAEPELYEVDNYVGVNAAAVAGLVETFGWSVEVEEVRETGAEVGVVLRQEPLPLTKLEEGPDSVLTVWVSIGNALVPVPAELEGQSQEEAEAAIVEAGLVVGEITPNFHEDVPAGVVISVEHDPTDDGQLPEESIINLVVSAGPQPRIVPNVAGGSFEAAKGALEALGLSAAEDREASETVPQGQVIGTRPANGAEVARGDEVTVVVSSGMPFVKVPDVRGLSEADATAKLEANGLVIGDRLGPPRREVLTTDPPAGESVRKGTRVTIITRST, from the coding sequence GTGACGGTTTCGCGCATGGTCGATCAAATCGGACGAGTGCTAGATGGGCGTTACCGGCTAATTGCCCCCGTAGGTGCTGGTGCCTCGGGAAGGGTTTTTCTGGCCGATGACGTGCGTCTGCGTCGCCGCGTCGCCGTGAAGATTCTGCATCCCTCGCTCGCTGATGATCAAGGCTTCTTAAGGCGTTTTCAAGCCGAAGCCCAAGCCGCAGCAGCGCTTAACCACCCCCACGTAATGGCGGTTTACGATTGGGGTCACGACGAAGTGCCCTATCTCGTCACCGAATATTTAGGCGGTGGCAGCCTGAGGGCGCTTCTTGATCAAGGCAATCGCCTTAGTGTTTCCCAAGCTTTGCTGGTGGGTTTAGAGGCAGCTCGGGCGCTTGATTACGCCCACCGACGGGGTTTCGTACACCGCGACATTAAACCCGCCAACCTGCTTTTTGGTGATGATGCCCGACTGCGTATTGCCGATTTCGGTTTGGCTCGTGCGCTGGCCGAAGCGGGCTGGACTGAACCGTCTGGGGCTGTCTTGGGCACCGCCCGCTACGCTTCACCCGAACAAGCCCAAGGGGAACGGGTAGACGGCAAAGCCGACGTTTACGGTTTGGGCTTGACCTTGATCGAAGCGGTGAGTGGCACGGTGCCCTTTGCCGCCGATACCACCATCGCAACGTTGATGGCGCGTATCGACAAAGAAGTTGATCTTGACGAAAGTTTTGGTCCCTTGGGTCCGGTGTTAACCCAAGCTTGTCACCCAAACCCCGCTGAGCGGCCCGACGCCAGTGCTTTGGCAGTTTCGTTTATGGCCTGCGCTGAAGGGTTACCTCGCCCCGAGCGTTTACCTTTAGCTGGTGCACTAGAAGGCGGCAAAAAGCCGCTAGCACCAGAAGATTTGACCGAGGCTGTTCCCTCAACCAACGCTAATGGCGCTGGCCCCGATGGCGAGCCAAGCGAGCTTGATGCCACCATTGCCAACTCGGTGGTCACGGTCGCTGAACCCATCAACCCCGATGAGGACGACAACTCCGGCGAGGACGTTGAGTCGAGCGAACTCAACCCATCACTTGAGACCGACCAAACCACAGCTAAAAAGCGACGGCGCTGGCCTTTGGTGGTTCTGGCGTTGGTGTTATTGGCGGGGCTCGGCACAGCAGGCGGCGTGCTGGCCGCGAAACGCCTGGCTGAACCCGAACTTTATGAGGTTGACAACTACGTGGGGGTTAACGCCGCGGCAGTAGCAGGCCTGGTAGAAACCTTCGGTTGGAGTGTGGAGGTTGAGGAGGTTCGTGAAACCGGGGCCGAGGTAGGAGTCGTGCTTCGCCAAGAACCATTGCCCTTAACCAAACTGGAAGAAGGCCCCGACAGTGTACTTACCGTTTGGGTCTCGATTGGCAACGCGTTAGTGCCAGTGCCAGCCGAGCTAGAGGGGCAAAGCCAAGAAGAGGCCGAAGCGGCCATTGTGGAAGCCGGTTTGGTGGTGGGTGAAATTACGCCAAACTTCCACGAAGATGTACCGGCGGGGGTGGTTATCTCGGTCGAACACGACCCTACCGACGATGGTCAACTGCCCGAAGAAAGCATAATAAATCTTGTGGTTTCGGCCGGGCCGCAACCCCGCATCGTTCCTAACGTGGCTGGAGGTTCCTTCGAAGCTGCCAAAGGCGCCTTGGAAGCCTTGGGCCTCAGCGCCGCTGAAGACCGCGAAGCTTCAGAAACAGTTCCACAAGGCCAGGTGATTGGTACTCGACCAGCCAATGGTGCCGAAGTCGCCAGGGGTGATGAAGTCACAGTGGTGGTCTCTAGCGGTATGCCGTTTGTGAAGGTGCCCGATGTACGGGGGCTTTCCGAGGCCGACGCCACTGCCAAACTTGAAGCCAATGGATTGGTGATCGGCGATCGCCTAGGGCCGCCGCGCCGTGAGGTTCTTACCACCGACCCTCCCGCTGGTGAATCGGTGCGCAAAGGTACCAGGGTCACCATCATCACCCGGTCAACCTAA
- a CDS encoding cysteine desulfurase family protein translates to MPSTYPDRIYLDHAATTPMRPEAVEALLFHTQHTAGNPSGSHWAARAARQVIDEARDTMAELLGVRPGEVSFTSGGTEANNLALFGVTQATKATLAVSAIEHAAVLEPTKALGGHILPVNTFGQVDVIALEQVLCQANEQATLGGQATFGGKAIGLVSTMLVNNEIGSIHPLEPIAQTLMEFSKHENATAPIYLHTDAVQAPNWIDVAAAAQAAHLISVSAHKFGGPKGVGAIAIREGTPIRAVTLGGGQERERRSGTQNVAGIAAMAAAAKAVMAERAELVARVGVLRDRLVSAIEAELDGVHETPVDQRAAGFAHLCFDGVESEPLLFLLDQKGVAASAASSCASGALEPSHVLEAIGIAPKLAKGSLRLSLGHTTTEADINGAAAAIVEAVEQLRGSAL, encoded by the coding sequence GTGCCGTCTACCTACCCTGATCGCATATACCTAGATCACGCCGCCACCACACCGATGCGGCCTGAAGCGGTCGAGGCATTGTTGTTCCACACCCAGCACACGGCCGGAAATCCGTCGGGTTCACACTGGGCGGCTCGGGCTGCTCGCCAAGTAATTGATGAAGCGCGTGACACGATGGCTGAGCTGTTGGGAGTGCGACCGGGCGAGGTGAGCTTCACCAGTGGCGGTACCGAAGCCAATAATTTGGCGCTCTTTGGCGTCACCCAGGCCACCAAAGCGACTTTGGCCGTTAGCGCAATAGAGCACGCCGCGGTGCTTGAGCCCACCAAAGCACTAGGTGGCCATATTCTACCTGTCAATACGTTTGGCCAGGTAGACGTTATTGCTCTTGAACAGGTGCTTTGCCAGGCTAACGAGCAAGCAACACTCGGGGGACAAGCAACATTCGGGGGAAAGGCCATCGGCCTAGTTTCGACCATGTTGGTGAACAACGAAATCGGCTCGATTCACCCGCTAGAGCCAATTGCGCAAACCCTGATGGAATTCTCGAAGCACGAGAACGCCACGGCACCGATTTACCTCCACACTGACGCTGTGCAGGCCCCCAATTGGATTGATGTAGCCGCGGCTGCTCAAGCGGCCCACCTCATTTCCGTGAGTGCTCATAAGTTCGGTGGTCCTAAAGGAGTGGGTGCTATTGCTATCCGAGAAGGCACCCCCATTCGGGCCGTGACCTTAGGCGGTGGCCAAGAACGTGAGCGGCGCTCGGGCACCCAGAATGTGGCAGGCATTGCGGCCATGGCCGCCGCGGCCAAAGCAGTTATGGCCGAACGCGCTGAGTTGGTGGCACGTGTCGGAGTGTTGCGCGACAGGTTGGTCAGTGCGATTGAGGCCGAGCTTGATGGGGTCCATGAAACTCCGGTAGATCAACGAGCAGCAGGCTTTGCTCATCTATGTTTCGATGGAGTTGAATCAGAACCGTTGCTATTTTTGCTTGACCAAAAGGGTGTAGCCGCCTCGGCGGCCTCGTCGTGCGCCAGCGGAGCGCTAGAGCCATCGCACGTGCTAGAAGCAATTGGTATCGCGCCGAAATTAGCAAAAGGGTCACTACGATTGTCGCTTGGCCACACCACCACCGAAGCCGATATTAACGGTGCTGCGGCGGCCATTGTGGAAGCAGTTGAGCAGCTTCGAGGAAGTGCGTTATGA